The region TACTCAAGAAGGGCAAGAAGATCAAGTTCATCGCAGCCCAGAGTAAGGTGGCTCCTAACCTTCAGGGAGAGTATAAATACGATTTTGCCGACCATGCAGAGATAACGCCGATGCTCAAGATGTACACTCTCGGACACAAGACTGATATGGCACCGATAAAGGGCGATGGTCTGAGATACCATGGGTGCTCACCTATAATCAGTCTGCTTCGCAAGCACGGCATCGTGGACACAATTGCATATCCTCAAGATGAGAAGTACGTTTTTGCGAAGGCACGCACCTTTATGGAGTGTGAAGGGTATCTTCCAGCTCCGGAGTCCGCCTACAGCATCGCCTGTGCAATAGATGAGGCCCTGAAATGCAAAGAGTCGGGAGAGAAGAAGACCATAGCTTTCAACGTCAGCGGCCACGGTTTCATGGACATCCCAGGCTACCGGGAGGTCCTGAGCCTGGAATAGGCAAGCGCAAAATGGAAAGCCTGGTCAGACCAAATGTTTCAAAGCTTGCCAGGTACAAACCCGGCAAGCCGATTGAAGAGGTCAGACGCGAGTTAGGCCTCAAGGGCGATGTGATCAAACTCGCCTCCAACGAGAACCCACTGGGCACTTCCCCCAAAGCTCTGGCTGCGATTAGAGAGTATCTTGCCGATGTTTATCTGTACCCTGACGATTGGGGGTTTGCGCTCCGAAGGCGTCTGTCATCGGACCATGCGGTCTCTGAGAACCAGATAGTCCTAGGAGCAGGTTCCTGCGAACTAATTGAGATGACTGTATTGACATTTGCCGGACCGGAGGATGAGGTAATCTCCTCCAAATATGGGTTTGCCATATTTGCGAAGGCGACGCAGGTAGTAGGTGCAAAGAACGTGATAGTTCCTGCAAGAAACGATCTCGGCCACGATCTGAACGCAATGGCCATGGCAGTGACAGACAACACAAAGCTCATCTTCATAGCCAATCCGAACAACCCCACAGGCACAATGTCCACCAGAGAGGAAGTCGAAGCATTGATGAACATGGTTCCAGAAAGAGTCATAGTGGTATTCGACGAGGCCTACTATGATTTCGTCCGGAGGGATGACTATCCTGAGTCGATGGACTACTTGAGAGCTGGCAGAAATGTTATCATATACAGGACCTTCTCCAAGAT is a window of candidate division TA06 bacterium DNA encoding:
- a CDS encoding histidinol-phosphate transaminase, which produces MESLVRPNVSKLARYKPGKPIEEVRRELGLKGDVIKLASNENPLGTSPKALAAIREYLADVYLYPDDWGFALRRRLSSDHAVSENQIVLGAGSCELIEMTVLTFAGPEDEVISSKYGFAIFAKATQVVGAKNVIVPARNDLGHDLNAMAMAVTDNTKLIFIANPNNPTGTMSTREEVEALMNMVPERVIVVFDEAYYDFVRRDDYPESMDYLRAGRNVIIYRTFSKIYGLAGMRIGYAIAEPELAEGMNQARKPFNTTRLSQIAALAALDDDKHLKKTVETNRESREYLYGELTKLGLKFYPSEANFVLVDLQRNAQDVFQELLREGVVVRPLQGYDLPDHIRVSIGKREHIKICVEALRKVLGL